In the Candidatus Electrothrix rattekaaiensis genome, one interval contains:
- a CDS encoding Gfo/Idh/MocA family oxidoreductase yields the protein MNEEKLRVGVIGVGYLGRFHAMKYAAMDDVLLVGVADTDPLRAQAVAEDCSTKAFADYQSLLEQVDAVSIVVPTVYHHGVAMACLEQGVDILLEKPMTTSLKEADDLIALADRKKLLLQVGHLERFNPAVLAMQPLLNNPLFIEAHRLSTFKNRGTDVDVILDLMIHDIDIILSIINSPIQDIHTVGAPVITQLTDIANARIVFKNGCTANITVSRISMENVRRMRIFQPGKYLSVDFGKKEVMAIKLKQGAQGDIPLPDVSRHGFSDQDVLEMEIREFINNIRHRLKPTVSGREGRRALAVALSVISQIQENQEQFRHLLGQEGNFGFIHEP from the coding sequence ATGAACGAGGAAAAATTACGAGTTGGAGTTATCGGGGTCGGCTATCTTGGCCGCTTTCATGCCATGAAATATGCGGCGATGGATGATGTGCTCTTGGTTGGTGTTGCAGATACAGATCCACTCCGTGCGCAGGCCGTTGCCGAAGATTGCTCCACCAAGGCATTTGCCGACTATCAGTCTCTTCTTGAGCAGGTCGATGCAGTCTCCATTGTTGTTCCCACTGTTTATCATCATGGTGTTGCGATGGCCTGTCTGGAGCAAGGGGTCGATATTCTTTTGGAAAAGCCGATGACCACCTCCCTAAAAGAGGCAGACGATTTGATTGCCTTGGCAGATCGCAAGAAGCTGCTGCTCCAAGTTGGGCATCTTGAACGCTTTAACCCTGCTGTCCTAGCCATGCAACCCCTGTTGAATAACCCCCTTTTTATTGAAGCTCATCGTCTGTCAACCTTTAAAAATCGCGGCACAGATGTTGATGTCATCCTTGACCTGATGATTCATGATATTGATATCATCCTCTCCATTATTAACTCACCGATTCAAGACATTCATACTGTGGGCGCACCGGTGATCACCCAGCTCACTGATATTGCCAATGCCCGGATTGTTTTTAAGAACGGATGCACAGCCAATATTACGGTCAGTCGAATTTCCATGGAAAATGTACGACGGATGCGTATTTTTCAGCCTGGGAAATACCTCTCTGTTGACTTTGGCAAAAAGGAAGTCATGGCAATTAAGCTGAAACAAGGTGCCCAGGGAGATATACCGCTTCCTGATGTTTCACGGCACGGTTTTAGTGATCAGGATGTGTTGGAAATGGAGATCAGGGAATTTATCAATAATATCCGTCATCGCCTGAAGCCAACTGTCTCCGGCAGGGAAGGGCGTCGTGCTTTGGCTGTGGCCCTTTCCGTGATCAGTCAGATCCAGGAGAATCAGGAGCAGTTCAGGCATCTGTTGGGACAAGAGGGTAACTTCGGCTTTATTCATGAGCCCTGA